Proteins from a genomic interval of Zingiber officinale cultivar Zhangliang chromosome 1B, Zo_v1.1, whole genome shotgun sequence:
- the LOC122038206 gene encoding pentatricopeptide repeat-containing protein At3g04760, chloroplastic-like: protein MASAEAKTTQPQTLDSKESHYMKLLSRSCKAGKFNESLYFLEYMVGKGYKLDVILCTKLIKGLCSSRSVDKAVRVMDILESHGEPDVFAYNALVSGFCKAGRIESAIEVLGRMKSRRCPPDIVTYNILIGCFCTRGKLDLALEALDRLLDDKCQPTVVTFTILIEAALLQGGIGDAMKFLDEMMSQGLQPDNYTYTAIIRGLCREGMVDAAYEFLKSLPSRECDPDVMSYNVLLRGLLSYKRWEDGEKVVGKLDRAKQLLDDMISRGLKPDSYSYDPLISAYYKAQWEILRSVLCENYIVIELVFMNVFALVLARGIECDIALLAVESEEFWKGAEPLRFGQLPCLQDNEELENCK from the exons ATGGCGTCTGCTGAAGCCAAGACGACCCAGCCGCAAACCCTAGACTCTAAGGAGTCTCACTACATGAAGCTCCTCAGCCGCTCCTGCAAAGCCGGAAAGTTCAACGAGTCCCTCTATTTCCTGGAGTACATGGTGGGCAAAGGCTACAAGCTCGACGTCATCCTCTGCACTAAGCTAATCAAGGGGCTCTGCAGCTCGAGGAGCGTCGATAAGGCCGTGCGCGTGATGGACATCCTGGAGTCTCACGGTGAGCCCGATGTCTTCGCTTATAACGCGCTCGTCAGCGGCTTCTGCAAGGCCGGCCGCATCGAATCGGCTATCGAGGTCCTCGGTCGGATGAAGAGCCGGCGCTGTCCTCCGGACATCGTCACCTACAATATTCTCATCGGCTGCTTCTGCACCAGGGGGAAGCTCGACCTGGCCCTGGAGGCCTTGGACAGGCTTCTGGACGACAAGTGCCAGCCGACTGTTGTCACCTTCACCATCTTGATCGAGGCGGCGCTGCTGCAGGGAGGGATTGGCGATGCCATGAAATTTTTGGACGAGATGATGTCGCAGGGGCTTCAGCCGGATAACTACACTTACACCGCCATAATCCGAGGGCTGTGCAGAGAAGGAATGGTGGATGCGGCGTACGAGTTCCTCAAGAGCTTGCCTTCGAGAGAATGCGACCCGGATGTAATGTCCTACAACGTCTTGCTCCGTGGGTTGTTGAGTTACAAGAGATGGGAAGATGGAGAGAAGGTTGTTG GTAAGCTAGACAGAGCAAAGCAGTTGCTTGACGATATGATCAGCAGAGGGCTGAAGCCTGATTCTTATAGCTATGACCCCTTGATCTCTGCTTATTACAAAGCACAGTGGGAAATTCTTAGGTCCGTGCTTTGTGAGAATTATATTGTGATAGAGCTT GTTTTTATGAATGTGTTTGCA CTG GTCTTAGCTAGAGGCATAGAGTGCGACATTGCATTACTTGCAGTTGAGAGTGAAGAATTCTGGAAAGGTGCTGAACCACTTCGTTTTGGTCAATTGCCTTGCCTTCAG GATAATGAAGAGCTGGAAAATTGTAAATAA